A segment of the Halanaerobiales bacterium genome:
TTAAAAGCTCCTGTTTTCCCAGTTTGAACTCCGGCTTTTTCTCCTAATTCAGTATTAGCCTTTGTTCCAACAGAAACTAAAACAGTATCAACTTCTATTTCAAAATCATTAGTACCAGAAACATACACTTTATTATTATCACTTTCTAATTTTTTAACAGCAGTACCAGTAATTATTCTGGCTCCCTTTTCTTCAAGTTTGCTTTGAATGATTTTTCTAAAAGATTTATTTACAGTATTTAAGACGGTGTCCTCAAATTCAATTAAAGTAACATCCAGCCCTCTTCTAATAAGGGCTTCTGTCATTTCCAAACCTACATATCCCCCTCCAACAACTACTGCCTTTTGAGGGTTATTCTTTTCCAAAAATTTATTAAAATTTAATGCATCATCTATCCAGCGCATAAAAAATACTCCAGGTGAATTAAGACCTTCAATAGGTGGAACGATAGTTTTACCTCCAGTTCCTAATACAAGTTTTTCATACTCTATTTGCTTTTCTTCCCAATTTTCATCAATAAAAGAAATTTTTTTATTTTCAGAATCAATCTTAGTTACATCTGTATTTAACATAAGATCTATTCCAGCATTTTCAATATCTTCTTTTTCTCTGTGAGCTAAATCCTGCCAATTCTCTACTTCTCCTCCTATAAAAAATGGAATACCACAAATACTGTAATTTGGAAAGTCATTATTAGCTATTACTAAAGGTCTTATACTATCATCAAGTTCTCTAATACGTAAAGCTGTACTTATTCCAACATCACTGGCACCAATTATAACTACTTTTTTCATTATTCCACTCCTCTACTCCATTATTTTTGTTATAAACATATTCTAAAAAATAATTTAAATAATGTCAAATTTAAGAAAATTATAAAAA
Coding sequences within it:
- a CDS encoding FAD-dependent oxidoreductase; its protein translation is MKKVVIIGASDVGISTALRIRELDDSIRPLVIANNDFPNYSICGIPFFIGGEVENWQDLAHREKEDIENAGIDLMLNTDVTKIDSENKKISFIDENWEEKQIEYEKLVLGTGGKTIVPPIEGLNSPGVFFMRWIDDALNFNKFLEKNNPQKAVVVGGGYVGLEMTEALIRRGLDVTLIEFEDTVLNTVNKSFRKIIQSKLEEKGARIITGTAVKKLESDNNKVYVSGTNDFEIEVDTVLVSVGTKANTELGEKAGVQTGKTGAF